The Flaviramulus sp. BrNp1-15 genome has a window encoding:
- a CDS encoding glycoside hydrolase 43 family protein, producing the protein MKLLSFFIAVISTTLLFSQNKPYISKVWVADNGDGTYTNPIIYADYSDPDVVRVGEDYYMTASSFNAVPGLPILHSKDMVNWKLINHALQEQIPSETFKIPQHGNGVWAPAIRYHNNELCIYWGDPDFGIYMVKAKDPYGKWDDPILVMEGKGLIDPCPLFDDNGEVYLVHAYAGSRAGVKSLLTVNKMNSEGTKVIDKGIHVFDGHNNHPTVEGSKFYKRNGYYYIFAPAGGVARGWQLILRSKNIYGPYEEKVVLEQGSTKINGPHQGAWVETPNGESWFYHFQDVNAYGRIVHLQPMSWKKDWPVMGQDFDKNGIGEPVKSFNKPNVGKIYPIETPAETDNFDGFNIGLQWQWNANPNILWHAKLAGNDYLRLFSIKQPKEVKNLWLVPNLLLQKFPAPSFTVSTKIILYPEEAKSGKTSGLIIMGMDYATLSISHDENGFYLKQTEAIKAIDGTPEVTNEQIKLKSNTVYFKVEVIAPNAMCQFSYSENGKTFKKIGKPFKAKEGKWIGAKVGLFNISTDAAKRGGYSDVDYFKISK; encoded by the coding sequence ATGAAGCTTCTTTCATTTTTTATAGCTGTAATTAGTACTACACTACTTTTTTCTCAAAATAAACCCTATATATCGAAGGTTTGGGTTGCAGACAATGGTGATGGAACCTACACCAATCCTATTATTTATGCAGATTATTCCGATCCAGACGTAGTAAGAGTTGGAGAGGATTATTACATGACAGCATCAAGTTTTAATGCTGTTCCGGGTTTACCCATTTTACACTCAAAAGATATGGTAAATTGGAAATTAATAAACCATGCTTTACAAGAACAAATTCCATCAGAAACTTTTAAAATTCCACAACATGGAAATGGAGTTTGGGCACCTGCTATTCGGTATCATAATAACGAATTATGTATTTATTGGGGAGACCCAGATTTTGGAATTTACATGGTAAAAGCCAAAGACCCTTATGGCAAATGGGACGACCCTATTTTGGTTATGGAAGGTAAAGGATTAATTGATCCTTGTCCTCTTTTTGATGACAATGGTGAAGTATATTTAGTTCATGCCTATGCAGGAAGTAGAGCGGGTGTTAAAAGTCTGCTTACAGTAAATAAGATGAATTCTGAAGGCACAAAAGTTATAGATAAAGGCATTCATGTATTTGATGGGCATAATAATCACCCAACAGTAGAAGGCTCTAAATTCTACAAAAGAAATGGTTATTATTACATTTTTGCTCCTGCAGGTGGTGTAGCTAGAGGTTGGCAGCTCATTTTACGCTCTAAAAATATTTATGGCCCGTATGAAGAAAAGGTGGTTTTAGAACAAGGTTCAACCAAAATAAACGGACCACATCAAGGAGCTTGGGTAGAGACACCTAATGGCGAATCATGGTTTTACCATTTTCAAGATGTTAATGCCTACGGAAGAATTGTACATTTACAGCCTATGAGTTGGAAAAAAGATTGGCCTGTAATGGGTCAAGATTTTGATAAAAATGGTATTGGAGAACCTGTTAAATCTTTTAATAAACCTAATGTTGGAAAAATATATCCAATTGAAACTCCAGCGGAAACTGATAATTTTGATGGTTTCAATATTGGTTTACAATGGCAATGGAATGCTAACCCAAATATATTATGGCATGCAAAATTAGCTGGTAATGATTATTTGAGATTATTTTCAATAAAACAACCAAAAGAAGTCAAAAACCTATGGTTGGTTCCAAATTTACTGCTTCAAAAATTCCCTGCTCCTAGCTTTACGGTTTCAACTAAAATTATTTTATACCCAGAGGAAGCTAAAAGTGGTAAAACTTCCGGACTTATAATTATGGGAATGGATTATGCTACACTTAGTATTTCTCATGATGAAAACGGATTTTACTTAAAACAAACCGAAGCTATAAAGGCTATTGATGGCACTCCAGAAGTAACTAACGAACAAATAAAACTAAAAAGCAATACTGTTTATTTTAAAGTTGAAGTAATTGCTCCTAATGCTATGTGTCAATTTAGTTATTCTGAAAATGGTAAAACATTTAAAAAAATAGGCAAACCTTTTAAAGCTAAGGAAGGTAAATGGATTGGTGCTAAAGTTGGTTTATTTAACATTAGTACAGATGCAGCAAAACGTGGTGGATATTCTGATGTTGATTACTTTAAAATTAGCAAATGA
- a CDS encoding pectinesterase family protein, whose translation MKKLSFVFLIPFLLFAFTTKGQTTITYNLGDGSTFTNTGTQWDPVTSTTSPDGNIRTQAATSTWHSSGYGIAFKDTNSLEIDVTGTSIVRFYGSVYSSGTMSAGTSIGGSELGTVDVKVTEDQTGFYEFSYVGSPTTLFFTFSGSNAYTPVLEVIYPYTIYNLGDNSTFTNTGTQWDPVTTTTSPDGKLRTQAATSTWHSSGYGIAFKDGNSLEVDVEGTNSTVRFYGSVYSSGIMSGGTTIGGSELGTADVKVTEDQTGYYEFNYVGGPTTLYFTFSGSNAYTPSIQVTNLTSLITKSDVWDFGAEQLDEVLYNNMLTEDKINAWYTGVTPGTSGVNTPITFTEGILTWVSTSSTSDRLRTTNTNLTRYDENTSGVTDYPGRLYINSGGNSGRYFNLTLDEDDEVSIMMLTQSGGGMIHFENVADPGIQDDVVPVGSELQEVKFVAKVAGDYKIYDSADKPSYYRIYRNDANYITLTGNVDETNAASVPNGYAIDFTNEAGKTFSAVVSGGTYSIDLPVDYTYSLSLSGASGYLISNGLSLNVNEDTTNYDVTIVQVDLYNVSGNITGLTDITNLSGLTFTPDPNANTVYNPIVTYDTNTSTFSVDIEADVEYTISAEGVNDFEILANTLTIGAAAETSDIVFTLKPLYNITINAPDLDATQLSKLSLTFNNLNEDGYTYNFVDASTVALRDGVYTIDYDGLDEYPIELALTSNLTVSGSATSKDLVFNPVTEWVFNDKTISSATAYKGLVFTGNVNVRGGNGDLNAGSGATIAIPVKVGDKVIITDYYASNYSIEGGETISNTSNSTSTNVVSEYIYPGTTDGIVTITVAATSYFISIKTVPIIAYTPIITVGTDKDFQTINGALDAIAKMDRPNDERVTVMIDAGNYEEMLVISSPNVTLKNAAASPTIAILNKGVDIDASAVRITSYYAQKYDFFSQGPDNKWSAEALAVNTANGYTNYANREGTGGGTSYWNATVVVESTGFIAEDIILENSFNQYISQKESQDTVLRKNPDSEPERPTDYGNTIVQDRGAGYVTQAAAIGVAASANKVILNNCRVIGRQDSFYGAAPARVVVYKGAMMGAVDYIFGAMNAVFYQTDFVLNTSDSPSDAAYITAAQQSGGRGYLMYECHVKSPIPGVETASTQGSKPGYFGRPWSPNTSEVVFYNTTVDASTYEGSEGLSLINPVGWTSSLGGESPFMYEYGTIEQSGEDNSGNRATWSTILTTPSLTDGTEITTFNFTKGDDDWDPIPTLNAEEDSDYDGILDTDDNCPLTANPDQADFDNDGIGDVCEDSDGDGLIDSEDNCPDSPEGVIVDVFGCEVFELPNDNFDITVTSVSCNGANDGYISINSQNSEYQFNVTVSGNGYDGTSSFTSNTTIEGLAAGTYEVCITIEGNNNYKQCYNVTVEGQTPLSAYSKVNKGKKTTTVSVSGGDIYTVNHNGSITTTSESTIVINLVSGVNSIEISTDSECQGKFSENIFISEEVAVSPNPTSGTLNVYVSGEDDKVEVSLYDLQGRLFDISTKNITSSRIINLDLSNFKNGIYLLSLNANTVNKSVKIIKN comes from the coding sequence ATGAAAAAACTCTCCTTTGTTTTTCTGATTCCTTTTTTGCTATTTGCATTCACCACAAAGGGTCAAACCACTATTACCTATAATTTAGGTGATGGATCAACATTTACTAACACAGGAACTCAATGGGATCCTGTTACATCTACAACGAGTCCTGATGGTAATATTAGAACTCAAGCTGCAACTTCTACATGGCATAGTTCTGGCTATGGAATTGCTTTTAAAGACACTAACTCTTTAGAAATTGATGTTACAGGAACTTCAATAGTTCGTTTTTATGGTTCTGTATATAGTTCAGGTACTATGAGCGCTGGCACATCTATAGGTGGTAGTGAATTAGGAACAGTAGATGTAAAAGTTACAGAAGATCAAACTGGCTTTTATGAATTTAGCTATGTTGGTAGTCCAACTACTTTATTCTTCACTTTTAGTGGTTCTAATGCTTATACTCCTGTATTAGAGGTTATTTACCCTTATACTATTTACAATTTAGGTGATAACTCTACATTTACAAACACAGGTACACAATGGGACCCTGTTACTACTACCACAAGTCCAGATGGAAAATTAAGAACTCAAGCAGCAACTTCTACATGGCATAGTTCGGGTTATGGAATTGCTTTTAAAGATGGAAACTCTTTAGAAGTAGATGTTGAGGGAACAAACTCAACTGTACGTTTTTATGGATCGGTTTATAGTTCTGGTATAATGAGTGGTGGTACAACAATTGGAGGCAGCGAATTAGGAACAGCAGATGTAAAAGTTACCGAAGATCAAACTGGTTATTACGAATTTAATTATGTTGGTGGACCTACAACTTTATATTTTACTTTTAGTGGTTCAAATGCTTATACCCCATCAATACAGGTTACTAATTTAACATCTCTTATAACTAAATCTGATGTTTGGGATTTTGGTGCAGAACAATTAGATGAGGTACTTTACAACAACATGCTTACAGAAGATAAAATTAATGCTTGGTATACTGGTGTAACACCAGGAACATCTGGTGTTAATACACCTATAACTTTTACTGAGGGCATTTTAACATGGGTAAGCACAAGTAGCACAAGTGATCGATTAAGAACTACTAACACTAACCTTACAAGATATGACGAAAACACAAGTGGTGTAACAGATTATCCAGGTAGACTTTATATTAATAGCGGAGGAAATTCTGGTAGATATTTTAATTTGACTTTAGATGAAGATGATGAAGTAAGCATAATGATGCTAACGCAATCTGGTGGTGGTATGATTCATTTTGAAAATGTTGCTGACCCTGGAATTCAAGATGATGTTGTTCCAGTTGGTTCAGAACTTCAAGAGGTTAAATTTGTGGCAAAAGTAGCTGGTGATTACAAGATATATGATTCTGCTGATAAACCTAGTTATTATAGAATTTACAGAAATGATGCTAATTATATAACCCTAACTGGTAATGTAGATGAAACAAATGCTGCCAGTGTACCTAATGGCTATGCTATTGATTTTACAAATGAAGCTGGTAAAACCTTTTCTGCAGTAGTATCAGGTGGCACTTATAGTATAGACCTGCCTGTAGATTATACTTATTCGCTAAGTTTAAGTGGAGCTAGTGGTTACTTAATTTCTAACGGTCTAAGCCTAAATGTAAACGAAGATACCACAAATTACGATGTTACAATTGTACAGGTAGATTTATATAATGTTAGTGGTAATATTACTGGATTAACAGATATAACTAACCTTTCTGGTTTAACATTTACCCCAGATCCAAACGCTAATACAGTATATAATCCAATAGTTACATATGATACTAACACATCTACATTTAGTGTAGATATTGAAGCAGATGTTGAATATACAATTTCAGCTGAAGGTGTAAACGATTTTGAGATATTAGCAAATACACTAACTATTGGTGCTGCTGCAGAAACATCAGATATCGTTTTCACCCTAAAACCTTTATATAATATAACCATTAATGCACCTGATTTAGATGCTACACAATTAAGTAAGTTAAGTTTAACTTTCAATAATTTAAATGAAGATGGGTATACATACAATTTTGTTGATGCTTCAACAGTTGCATTACGAGACGGAGTTTATACTATTGACTATGATGGTTTAGATGAATACCCTATTGAATTAGCACTAACATCTAACTTAACGGTTTCTGGTTCTGCTACATCAAAAGATTTGGTTTTTAACCCTGTAACAGAATGGGTGTTTAACGATAAAACAATTTCTTCTGCAACTGCATATAAAGGCCTAGTATTTACAGGAAATGTTAATGTTAGAGGTGGAAATGGCGATTTAAACGCTGGATCTGGAGCTACTATTGCTATTCCTGTAAAAGTTGGTGATAAAGTTATAATAACAGATTATTATGCATCTAACTACTCTATTGAAGGTGGAGAAACTATCTCAAATACATCTAATAGTACAAGTACAAATGTTGTTTCAGAATATATTTATCCAGGTACTACAGACGGTATAGTTACAATAACTGTAGCTGCAACATCATATTTTATCTCAATTAAAACAGTACCTATTATAGCATATACACCAATTATTACTGTTGGAACTGATAAAGACTTCCAGACTATTAATGGAGCTTTAGATGCCATTGCCAAAATGGATCGTCCTAATGACGAGCGAGTAACTGTTATGATAGATGCTGGCAATTATGAAGAAATGCTGGTTATTAGCAGCCCTAATGTAACACTTAAAAATGCTGCTGCTTCACCAACCATTGCTATTTTAAATAAAGGTGTAGATATTGATGCTAGTGCAGTAAGAATTACTTCGTATTATGCACAAAAGTATGACTTCTTTAGTCAAGGTCCAGATAATAAATGGAGCGCAGAGGCTTTAGCTGTTAATACAGCTAATGGTTACACAAACTATGCAAATAGAGAAGGTACAGGTGGAGGAACATCTTACTGGAATGCGACAGTTGTAGTAGAATCTACAGGTTTTATAGCAGAAGATATTATTCTTGAAAACTCTTTCAACCAGTACATTTCTCAAAAAGAATCACAAGATACAGTGTTACGAAAAAATCCAGATAGTGAACCAGAAAGACCAACTGATTATGGTAATACAATAGTACAAGACCGAGGTGCTGGTTATGTAACACAAGCTGCAGCTATAGGTGTAGCCGCTAGTGCAAATAAAGTTATTTTAAATAATTGTCGTGTTATTGGTCGTCAAGACTCATTTTATGGAGCTGCTCCAGCTAGAGTTGTAGTTTATAAAGGTGCTATGATGGGTGCTGTAGATTATATTTTTGGAGCAATGAATGCTGTTTTCTATCAAACTGATTTTGTTCTTAACACCAGCGACTCTCCTTCTGATGCGGCTTATATTACTGCTGCACAACAAAGTGGAGGAAGAGGATATTTAATGTATGAATGCCATGTAAAATCTCCAATTCCTGGAGTAGAAACAGCATCAACACAAGGTTCTAAACCAGGTTATTTTGGACGTCCTTGGAGCCCAAATACAAGTGAAGTTGTATTCTATAACACAACTGTAGATGCTTCAACATATGAAGGTTCTGAAGGCTTATCATTAATTAATCCTGTAGGGTGGACAAGCTCATTAGGTGGTGAATCTCCTTTTATGTATGAATATGGAACTATTGAACAATCTGGTGAAGATAATTCAGGAAATCGTGCAACATGGTCTACAATTTTAACCACACCTAGTCTAACAGATGGAACAGAAATTACAACTTTTAACTTTACAAAAGGTGATGATGATTGGGATCCAATTCCAACTTTAAATGCAGAAGAAGATTCAGATTATGATGGTATTTTAGATACAGACGACAATTGCCCATTAACTGCAAATCCTGATCAAGCAGATTTTGATAACGATGGTATAGGCGATGTTTGTGAAGATAGTGATGGTGATGGCCTTATTGATAGTGAAGATAATTGTCCAGATTCACCAGAAGGTGTAATAGTTGATGTTTTTGGTTGTGAAGTGTTCGAACTACCAAATGATAACTTTGATATTACAGTAACTTCGGTTAGTTGTAATGGAGCTAATGATGGCTACATTAGCATCAACTCACAAAACTCTGAATATCAATTTAATGTAACTGTGTCTGGTAATGGTTATGATGGCACTTCCAGTTTTACCTCTAATACAACAATCGAGGGGCTTGCTGCTGGAACATATGAAGTTTGTATAACTATTGAAGGTAACAATAATTATAAGCAATGTTATAATGTAACTGTTGAAGGTCAAACTCCTTTAAGTGCATATTCTAAAGTTAATAAAGGGAAAAAAACAACTACAGTATCTGTTTCAGGTGGTGATATATACACTGTTAACCATAATGGAAGTATAACAACTACAAGTGAATCAACAATAGTAATTAATTTGGTTTCGGGAGTTAATTCAATAGAAATTTCAACAGACTCAGAATGCCAAGGTAAATTCTCAGAAAACATTTTTATTTCTGAAGAAGTAGCCGTGTCTCCTAACCCAACATCTGGAACACTCAATGTTTATGTAAGTGGTGAGGATGATAAAGTTGAGGTTTCACTATATGATCTTCAAGGTAGATTATTTGATATATCAACTAAAAACATTACTTCAAGTAGAATCATAAATTTAGATTTATCTAACTTCAAAAATGGTATTTATTTACTATCTCTAAATGCTAATACAGTTAATAAATCAGTAAAAATCATTAAAAATTAA
- a CDS encoding DUF4861 family protein produces MKNLAVLLVIILCFFSCKEKASNTKSDTLTEENSEVKNSPKTYSEISIAQGGEWIDGPRGHKEYSGGTAFKNIDSLNVPSQHTDHTWFIRYEGPGWENGQIGYRLYLDWRNAIDIYGKKVDSIVLPYVGQDGFDSYHEPANWGQDILKAGKSMGIGGYGRIVADTVVHFQNVKSTIAKVENLKQESSVNITYKEWQSGNENIDLNSKLTIFPSDRFTKAELTPSKEITGICTGIVNHNVEFFKKEGEKWGYIATYGVQTLTSPPDNLGMALFYKLDEVKEQKQGEHDHLVIFKPTTQTLTYYFLGAWEQELNGIKTKEAFIADLNHKLQSLNKTNSII; encoded by the coding sequence ATGAAAAACTTAGCTGTTCTTTTAGTTATTATTTTATGTTTTTTCTCTTGCAAGGAAAAGGCATCTAATACAAAATCTGATACTTTAACTGAGGAAAACTCAGAGGTGAAAAATTCTCCAAAAACCTATTCAGAAATTTCTATTGCTCAAGGTGGAGAATGGATTGATGGTCCAAGAGGACATAAAGAATATAGTGGAGGAACTGCTTTTAAAAATATTGATTCATTAAATGTACCTTCTCAACATACTGATCATACTTGGTTTATAAGATATGAAGGACCAGGTTGGGAAAACGGTCAAATTGGATATCGACTATATTTAGATTGGAGAAATGCCATCGATATTTATGGTAAAAAAGTAGATTCTATAGTATTACCGTACGTTGGGCAAGATGGTTTTGACTCTTACCATGAACCTGCCAATTGGGGACAAGATATTCTTAAAGCTGGAAAATCTATGGGTATAGGTGGTTACGGTCGTATTGTTGCAGATACTGTTGTACACTTCCAAAACGTAAAAAGTACGATTGCAAAAGTTGAAAATTTAAAGCAAGAATCCTCTGTAAATATTACTTATAAAGAATGGCAATCTGGTAACGAAAACATAGATTTAAATTCTAAACTTACTATATTTCCTTCTGATAGATTTACAAAAGCAGAATTAACACCTTCTAAAGAAATAACCGGAATTTGTACTGGAATTGTAAATCACAATGTAGAATTTTTCAAAAAAGAAGGTGAAAAATGGGGATATATTGCTACTTATGGTGTACAAACTTTAACTAGTCCGCCAGATAATTTAGGTATGGCGCTATTTTACAAATTAGATGAAGTTAAAGAACAAAAACAAGGCGAACATGACCATTTAGTTATTTTTAAACCTACAACCCAAACTCTAACCTATTACTTTTTAGGTGCATGGGAACAGGAATTAAATGGTATTAAAACAAAAGAAGCTTTTATAGCAGACTTAAACCATAAGCTGCAATCGCTTAACAAAACAAATTCAATTATTTAA
- a CDS encoding alpha/beta hydrolase has protein sequence MKFLKSIIFTLIIIAALKLQSQEKQPDFKPYNIETTYKKLKKNYPFIKPIEPLVSDKIIYEEDIVYKKINGNKLKLDVYTPKSKNPKQNYPAVLLIHGGGWLVGSKENQRVMAQHLALKGYVAISASYRLGLEAPYPAAVIDLKDAIVWMRKKAKKHHINQDKIAVLGASAGAQLATLIGVTPNSPIYGFDATISDEVQAIVNIDGIVSFIHPEASAEGKMASIWLNGNRTENPKNWKEASPLEYVNSNTPPTLFINSSQPRFHAGRDDMIFILNKYNIYNEIHTIDDSPHAFWLMHPWFETTLNYTVTFLNKVLK, from the coding sequence ATGAAATTCCTTAAAAGCATAATATTTACTTTAATAATAATTGCAGCACTTAAACTACAATCTCAAGAAAAACAACCTGATTTTAAACCATACAACATTGAAACCACCTATAAAAAATTAAAGAAAAATTATCCATTTATAAAACCAATTGAACCATTAGTCTCTGATAAAATCATATATGAAGAAGATATTGTTTATAAAAAAATAAATGGAAACAAGTTAAAATTAGATGTTTACACACCAAAATCAAAAAACCCTAAACAAAACTATCCTGCTGTATTATTAATACATGGTGGTGGATGGCTTGTTGGAAGTAAAGAAAACCAACGTGTAATGGCTCAACACTTAGCTTTAAAGGGCTATGTAGCTATATCAGCCTCTTATAGATTGGGGTTAGAAGCGCCTTATCCTGCAGCTGTTATTGATTTAAAAGATGCTATAGTTTGGATGCGTAAAAAAGCTAAAAAACATCATATTAACCAAGACAAAATTGCTGTTCTAGGCGCATCGGCTGGTGCTCAATTAGCAACACTTATTGGCGTTACTCCTAATTCACCTATTTATGGTTTTGATGCCACTATTTCTGATGAAGTTCAAGCTATTGTAAACATTGATGGCATTGTTTCATTTATTCACCCAGAAGCTAGTGCTGAAGGTAAAATGGCAAGTATTTGGCTTAATGGTAATCGAACTGAAAACCCTAAAAACTGGAAAGAAGCTTCTCCTTTAGAGTATGTGAACTCTAACACACCTCCTACTCTATTTATAAATAGCTCACAACCTCGCTTTCATGCAGGTCGGGACGATATGATTTTCATATTAAATAAATATAATATTTATAATGAAATTCACACTATTGATGATAGCCCACATGCCTTTTGGTTAATGCATCCTTGGTTTGAAACAACACTTAATTATACCGTTACTTTTTTAAACAAAGTATTAAAGTAA
- a CDS encoding glycoside hydrolase family 105 protein yields the protein MRFKTKYIALCLISVGFLTIACKDNKKTTEKELVEKIVPEDLKWSERMMLSEMERFPNPSLLDFREKPKWSYTPGIVLSACSRVYEQTKKQKYYDYIYAYPDQMIDSSGTIKTYKLSNQNLDMIKSGDVLLYLYPKTKEERFLKAMETLHSQMETQLKTSDGGYWHKKIYPYQMWLDGLYMAEPFHTRYAKEYIQDEAAKQKIYDDVVLQFDLIQKHSRDEETGLLYHGWDESKEQKWANKETGNSQHFWSRGMGWYGMAMVDVLDFLPENHPGRERIITYLNQYAEAVTNVQHETGLWWQVLDQGDREGNYLEATGTSMFTYTFAKGFNNGYLPKKYLEVAKKAYSGLIDNLISVEENGLVNLNKCCGVAGLGGNPYRDGSFEYYVNEIIRSNDPKGTGPFIMASLELNK from the coding sequence ATGAGATTTAAAACTAAATACATTGCACTTTGTTTAATATCAGTTGGTTTCTTAACTATTGCCTGTAAAGACAATAAAAAAACTACTGAAAAAGAATTAGTTGAAAAAATTGTTCCAGAAGATTTAAAATGGTCTGAACGAATGATGCTTTCTGAGATGGAGCGTTTTCCAAATCCATCATTATTAGATTTTAGAGAAAAACCTAAATGGTCTTACACACCAGGAATAGTTTTAAGCGCTTGCTCTAGAGTTTACGAACAAACAAAAAAGCAAAAGTACTACGATTACATTTATGCGTATCCAGACCAAATGATTGATAGCTCAGGTACAATTAAAACTTACAAGTTATCCAATCAAAACCTAGATATGATTAAATCTGGTGATGTTTTGCTTTATCTATACCCAAAAACTAAGGAAGAACGCTTTCTAAAAGCTATGGAAACTTTACACAGCCAAATGGAAACACAACTTAAAACGTCAGATGGTGGATATTGGCACAAAAAAATCTATCCTTACCAAATGTGGTTAGACGGGTTATATATGGCAGAACCTTTTCATACACGCTACGCAAAAGAATATATTCAAGATGAAGCCGCTAAACAAAAAATTTATGATGATGTTGTCTTACAATTCGATTTAATTCAAAAACATAGTCGGGATGAAGAAACCGGATTACTTTATCATGGTTGGGATGAAAGTAAAGAACAAAAATGGGCAAACAAGGAAACAGGAAATTCACAGCACTTTTGGTCTCGTGGTATGGGTTGGTACGGAATGGCTATGGTAGATGTTTTAGATTTTTTACCAGAAAATCACCCAGGAAGAGAGCGTATAATTACTTACTTAAACCAATATGCAGAGGCTGTTACAAATGTACAACATGAAACCGGTTTATGGTGGCAGGTTTTAGATCAAGGTGATAGAGAAGGTAATTATTTAGAAGCAACAGGAACTAGCATGTTTACCTACACTTTTGCAAAAGGTTTTAACAACGGGTATTTACCAAAAAAATACTTAGAAGTGGCTAAAAAAGCTTACTCTGGATTAATAGACAATTTAATATCAGTAGAAGAAAATGGACTTGTTAATCTTAACAAATGTTGTGGTGTTGCTGGTTTAGGAGGAAACCCTTATAGAGATGGTTCTTTTGAATATTATGTAAATGAAATTATTCGTTCAAACGACCCAAAAGGTACTGGTCCTTTCATAATGGCTAGTTTAGAATTAAACAAGTAA